From the Macaca nemestrina isolate mMacNem1 chromosome 7, mMacNem.hap1, whole genome shotgun sequence genome, one window contains:
- the LOC105478009 gene encoding hepatocyte nuclear factor 3-alpha, protein MLGTVKMEGHETSDWNSYYADTQEAYSSVPVSNMNSGLGSMNSMNTYMTMNTMTTSGNMTPASFNMSYANPGLGAGLSPGAVAGMPGGSAGAMNSMTAAGVTAMGTALSPGGMGAMGAQQAASMNGLGPYAAAMNQCMSPMAYAPSNLGRSRAGGGGDAKTFKRSYPHAKPPYSYISLITMAIQQAPSKMLTLSEIYQWIMDLFPYYRQNQQRWQNSIRHSLSFNDCFVKVARSPDKPGKGSYWTLHPDSGNMFENGCYLRRQKRFKCEKQPGAGGGGGSGGGGAKGGPESRKDPSGASNPSADSPLHRGVHGKAGQLEGAPAPGPAASPQTLDHSGATATGGASELKTPASSSAPPISSGPGALASVPPSHPAHGLAPHESQLHLKGDPHYSFNHPFSINNLMSSSEQQHKLDFKAYEQALQYSPYGSTLPTSLPLGSASVTTRSPIEPSALEPAYYQGVYSRPVLNTS, encoded by the exons ATGTTAGGGACTGTGAAGATGGAAGGGCATGAGACCAGCGACTGGAACAGCTACTACGCGGACACGCAGGAG GCCTATTCCTCCGTCCCGGTCAGCAACATGAACTCAGGCCTGGGCTCCATGAACTCCATGAACACCTACATGACCATGAACACCATGACCACGAGCGGCAACATGACCCCGGCGTCCTTCAACATGTCCTATGCCAACCCGGGCCTAGGGGCCGGCCTGAGTCCCGGCGCGGTAGCCGGCATGCCCGGGGGCTCGGCGGGCGCCATGAACAGCATGACTGCGGCCGGCGTGACGGCCATGGGTACGGCGCTGAGCCCGGGCGGTATGGGCGCCATGGGCGCGCAGCAGGCGGCCTCCATGAATGGCCTGGGCCCCTACGCGGCCGCCATGAACCAGTGCATGAGCCCCATGGCGTACGCGCCGTCCAACCTGGGCCGCAGCCGCGCGGGCGGTGGCGGCGACGCCAAGACGTTCAAGCGCAGTTACCCGCACGCCAAGCCGCCCTACTCGTACATCTCGCTCATCACCATGGCCATCCAGCAGGCGCCCAGCAAGATGCTCACGCTGAGCGAGATTTACCAGTGGATCATGGACCTCTTCCCCTATTACCGGCAGAACCAGCAGCGTTGGCAGAACTCCATCCGCCACTCGCTGTCCTTCAATGACTGCTTCGTCAAGGTGGCGCGCTCCCCGGACAAGCCGGGCAAGGGCTCCTACTGGACGCTGCACCCGGACTCCGGCAACATGTTCGAGAACGGCTGCTACTTGCGCCGCCAGAAGCGCTTCAAGTGCGAGAAGCAGCCGGGGGCCGGCGGCGGGGGCGGGAGCGGGGGCGGCGGCGCCAAGGGCGGTCCTGAGAGCCGCAAGGACCCCTCTGGCGCCTCTAACCCCAGCGCCGACTCGCCCCTCCATCGGGGCGTGCATGGGAAGGCCGGCCAGCTAGAGGGCGCGCCGGCCCCCGGGCCCGCCGCCAGCCCCCAGACTCTGGACCACAGTGGGGCGACGGCGACAGGGGGCGCCTCGGAGTTGAAGACACCAGCCTCCTCATCTGCGCCCCCCATAAGCTCCGGGCCCGGGGCGCTGGCCTCTGTGCCCCCCTCTCACCCGGCACACGGCCTGGCACCCCACGAGTCCCAGCTGCATCTGAAAGGGGACCCCCACTACTCCTTCAACCACCCGTTCTCCATCAACAACCTCATGTCCTCCTCGGAGCAGCAGCATAAGCTGGACTTCAAGGCATACGAGCAGGCACTGCAGTACTCGCCTTACGGCTCTACGTTGCCCACCAGCCTGCCTCTAGGTAGCGCCTCGGTGACCACCAGGAGCCCCATCGAGCCCTCAGCCCTGGAGCCGGCGTACTACCAAGGTGTGTATTCCAGACCCGTCCTAAACACTTCCTAG